Below is a genomic region from Armatimonadia bacterium.
TCACACCGGCAAAGCGGAGGGGATTGGGCGGCACGGTGAACTTGAAGGAAAGCGGCTTGCCGGGCGCGACGGTGGCCTCTTCCGCCTGAAGGACTACTTCGGTGCTGAGCTCCTTCTGGGCCTGGCCTACACCCGCAAGGAGCAAGAGAGCGGCGAGGACGAACCGGGATCGCGACATTCTGCGACCTCCCCGAAAGGTGGGCACCGAGCAGGTCTTCAGCCTGCCGGGGCGCGGTGTCACTTCCGTACGCCGGGACTGCCGTCTGTGGGGTGCCTTCGCGGCAGAGGGTCTGGGCACCTGCGACCGGAGGGACGCCCGCACAGGATTCAGGCGACACGAGGCGAAGCAAGAAGGTCAAGCAAGGAGGACTGCCATGATCACTGCAGTGGTTCTGATCAACACGGAAGTGGGCAAGACGCCGCAGGTCGCTCAGGCGCTGGCGGAGACCGAGGGCGTTGCCGAGGCGTACTCCGTAGCAGGGAGCTATGACGTCGTCGCGATCGTCAAGGTCAAGGACTACGAGGAGATGGCCCAACTCGTGCCGGAGCGGCTGGCGAAGATCGACGGCATCGCTCACACCCTGACCCTGATGGCCTTCCGCCGCTACTCCGAGCGGCTCATGGACCGGATGTGGGAGATCGGCCTCGGCGAGGACCGCTGAGGGTCGGCAAACGCCGCAAAGCTCACCGCTACTGCGGGCGGGAAAAGTCCGTCGCAAGGTGGGCGCTCAGCCGTTTTCGCCGCTCAACAGCGCAACGGCACCTCACCCCCGTCTCGCGGTTGCTCGACTCCCCCCTCCACGCGTGGTGAGGTGCCACTTGGCCTTCCAGCAATGGGGACGGGCCAGTGTCGGCGTCGAGCGTCGAACGCCTAAGGGGTTTGCACGCGCTCTAGAATTAGGGTACACTAGGATGCTATATATCTGCGACGTGTCAAGTCGTGTTGGAGGCGAAGAAGATGTCGGAGAGCGCTGAGAAGTCAACCTGGAGAAACAAGGTGGGTCTCGCCGAGATGCTTCGCGGCGGAGTCATCATGGACGTAACGACTGCCGAGCAGGCCAAGATCGCCGAGGATGCCGGAGCCGTTGCGGTCATGGCACTGGAACGCGTGCCCGCAGACATTCGTGCCGAGGGCGGCGTGGCCCGAATGGCCGACCTCAAGGTCATCGAGACCATCATGAAGGTCGTCACCGTCCCGGTCATGGCAAAGTGCCGCATCGGGCACTTCGCCGAGGCCCAGGTCCTCGAGTCCGTCGGCGTGGACTTCATCGACGAGAGCGAAGTCCTCACCCCGGCGGACGAGGCCTACCATGTCTGGAAGCACGATTTCAAGGTCCCCTTCGTGTGCGGCGCCACGAACCTGTCCGAGGCACTGCGGCGGATCGGTGAGGGTGCGGCCATGATGCGCACCAAGGGCGAGGCCGGCAGCGGCAACATCGTCGAGGCAACCCGGCACATGCGTGCCGTCATGCAGGGCATCGAGCGGCTCAAGGGCCTGCGCGACGACGAGCTGATGACCGAGTCCAAGAACCTTGGCGCACCCTTCGACCTCGTGCGCGAAGTGTCCAAGGCCGGCAAGCTCCCGGTCCCGAACTTTTCCGCCGGCGGCATTGCCACGCCCGCCGATGCGGCTCTCATGATGCAGCTTGGCGCCGAAGCCATCTTCGTCGGCAGCGGCATCTTCAAGAGCGAGGACCCGGCTGCCCGTGCCAACGCCATCGTTCACGCGGCCACCTACTTCAAGGATCCGGCTGAGGTCGCCAAGGCCTGCCGTGGTCTCGAAGGCGCCGCCATGGCCGGTATCGACCTGCGCACCCTCAAGGACGAAGAGCGCATGGCCAACCGCGGCTGGTAGTAGCGCAGCACTTCTGTCGGGAATCAGCAGCCGGTGCGAGACCTCGCACCGGCTGTTTCTTCTGCCCTGAGACTGCCGCGGAGCCGTCGCCGGTCTACTCGGTGATGAGCACCCCGGCGATCGGGTGGAAGTAGTGCACGATCGTCCAGGTCAGCAGCACCACGGCGTTCCCCACGACCATTCCCACTGCAGCCGACCGCCCCAGGCGATAGGCCGGGTAACCGCCGAACCGGTGAGCCAGTCGCCGCGCCAGCCAGCCCAGGAAGATCGAGAAGCCATAGCGATCGCCCATCCACGTCGGCCCCATGATGGCTGCGTAGGCGAGCGGGTGCAGCGGCCACCACAGGAAGCGCTGCCGCAGGAAGTTGAGCATCCAGACCAGCACGCCACCCAGCGCCATATTCCCGTAGTTGCCCGCCGTGAACTGGTTGTTGGTCAGGATCATCCCCGCCAGCGAGGTGCCCAGGGCGTTCCCGGAGCCCTTGGGCCACCAGCCCAGGCCCGGCACCGTGTGGCTGTAGATCGCGTACAGTGAGGCCGGGTGCGACGCGAAGAGGCCAACCACCAGGGCCATGGCCATGACCGCCCAGACACTCCGCGGGTTGAGCCTTGCCGTCTCAGCCATCTTGTAGCCCTGGATGATGTTACCGGGCGTCATCGAGGCGGTGTCACGGATCTTGTAGCCCATGTAGCCGAGGGCGGTGATCGTCTTCACACCAACCGTGTTGGGCCCCAGCGAGCGCACGATCAGACGCTCCTGGTTCGTGAAGGGCGACCAGACGGCGAACAGACCGGCCTCAGAGACCACGCGCGTCAGCACCACCAGCGAGCAGAGGTAGAGACCCATGAGCGCCAGCGGGGCCCACCATTCGGCGCCGATCGCGTGGCCCCAGACGACGATGGTCGCCAGTGACCCGACGAAACCGAAGACCATCAACCGCGCCGACATCGGTTCGTGGCTGTCGTCGAAGTCGCCCCGGCCGGTGACCGCCTTGAGGAAGATGGTCTTCAGTGCGTGACGGGCCGACCATACGTAGATCGTCCCGGCCACCAGGTACGCGCCGATGCCCTGATGCTCGAACCAGTCATTGTGATTGGCGAGCCCGGCCATCTCGCGGAACACGGCGGTGAGCCTGCGAGCGATCCAGAAGAACCACAGGCTGAAACCTAACTCGTCGTTGACGAGATAGGTGATGCCGATCATCTCGAAGTAGTAGTGATAGGGGAAGTTGTTCAGCATGTTCCACGGGCGACCGGTGAAGACCGGCCCGATGTCCGGTGTGAGGTCCGTCTCAGGGATGCCCGGGAAGTAGTAGTGCAGCGCGTTCTTCGAATACAGCACCACGGGGATTGCGAAGGCGAACCAGAACAGCCAGGAGCGGAACACCCGTGGCAGGGCATCGCGGTCGGACTCGTAGCTGAGCATCTCGACCGGGATCTGCGCCAGCGGGAACAGCATGTGCTCTTCGTCGGCCCAACGACGGCGCAGGAGAGCAGCGGTCGTGGCCCCGAGGAGCAGGATCGCCAGGAGGTATGTGGTCCAGACCAGCAGTGGGCCGACCCACTCACCCCAGGGGATCGACTTCCCCGGCGGCAGGCCATAGAAGGCCCAGCGAACAGCAGGATCGTCGGGGTCCTTCGAGGGCACCAGCCAACGAGGGATGTAGTCGAAGAAGGTGTCGACCCACTTGTTCTCGGGCGTCGCGTAGTGCTGGCAACCGATCAGACCGATGTAGAGATAGGTGACCAATTGCTGGCCCGGGAAGCCGGCCATCACCATGATCGCGATGAAGAGGAAGACAAGCTGTTGACTGGAAAGCAGCCGACGGCCACGGCTCTTGAGCCACGCCACATTGACCAGCAGCAAGAGGAAGCACAGGAAGACGGCACAGCGGGGCAAGTGGCCAAATCCGATCAGGTCGTAGCGCACCAGGGCCGAGAAGGCGCCACCGGAGGCCACAGCGATCACCAGCAGCACACCCAGCGTCCAGGTGAGCCGCTCAGGAGTGGCTCGCGGCGTCTCGCCAGAGGGGCTCCGAGAGGGTTCGGTGCTCAAACCTTGCCGTGACCTCCAGTTGCAGATGGGACGACGGGGCTTTTCCCCAACGTGAGCGTGGCCGCCGACGGGCTATCCTTCCGAGTGCAGCGTCTCCATCATGGCCCAGAAGTTCCCCATCGGCGTGCCCTTCACGATCTGGTTCGAGCATCCGACGATGCAGCCGCCATACTCACGACCCGCGCTCAGGGCCCGGCGAGTCTCTGCCACCACCTCGGTCACGGAGCCGGTATGCAGCGTCGCAGAGTTCACGCCGCCCAGCAAGGTGAGTTGCGGGAAGGTCTGGCGCAGGCGATGGAAGTCCATCCCCGAGGCGCAGTCGACCTCGTAGAAGAAGTTGACGCCGGAGTTGCCGAAGAGGTCGTCGGCCAGAGGCCACAGATCGCCATCACTGGCAAAGCCGTGCAGAGCTCCGGCCGCATGGCATGCCTGGGAGATCCGCTGCATGCCGGGGAGCTGCAACTCGCGGAAGGACTTCGGTGAGATGAAGGGACCCTTCTTCGAGGCGAAGTCGCCGCCGCCATACAGGTAACGCAGCCCGAGCGATCCGGCCAGAGTCGCATTCCTGGCCGACTTCTCCGCCTGTGCGTCGAGGTACCGGCGCACCAGGTCGGGCCGGAGGGCTACAGCCTCGAGCCACACCCGGTCACGAGGAACCACGAGCCCCACTCCGCCTCCACCATAGGGCACTCCCTGGTCGCCGAACTCGTCGATCGTTCGCGTCAGGGTCTCGTACATCGCGGGTCCCGGCTGGTAGCTCTCCACCGAGGCCTCAAGGTTGTTGACGGTGCGCTCGAGGTCTTCGAGGGTCAGCTCCCGCTGCGGGGTCTGGTCGACGATCTGGTACAGCTCCGTCGCCGGGTCGTAGCGCATGACCCGCCAGTTGGTCTCGTCGCCGAAGCGGAAGGTTACCTCGTCGAGGCGCTCCGTGGGCTTCTGTGTCATCCGCCAGTAGACCGTCCGCACCACGTCCAGCTCGAGCTTGCGGTTCAGCTCGACCGCATCCTGCCAGGAGCGATCGAGGTACTCCTGGTGGGCCTGCTCGCCTTCCCACAGGGCCACGCTCTCCAGGTACTGCGCATGGCCGCCGCCGACATAGGCAGGACGACCCAGAATCTGCGAGGCAACGGCCGAGGAGAAACCGGCCTGGTAGATGGGCACGCGGTCATAGGGGCGGAACTCGAAGGCACAGGCGACTCGATCCTTGGGGGTCATGGACTCCTCCGTACGAAGCCT
It encodes:
- a CDS encoding Lrp/AsnC ligand binding domain-containing protein, giving the protein MITAVVLINTEVGKTPQVAQALAETEGVAEAYSVAGSYDVVAIVKVKDYEEMAQLVPERLAKIDGIAHTLTLMAFRRYSERLMDRMWEIGLGEDR
- the pdxS gene encoding pyridoxal 5'-phosphate synthase lyase subunit PdxS, with the translated sequence MSESAEKSTWRNKVGLAEMLRGGVIMDVTTAEQAKIAEDAGAVAVMALERVPADIRAEGGVARMADLKVIETIMKVVTVPVMAKCRIGHFAEAQVLESVGVDFIDESEVLTPADEAYHVWKHDFKVPFVCGATNLSEALRRIGEGAAMMRTKGEAGSGNIVEATRHMRAVMQGIERLKGLRDDELMTESKNLGAPFDLVREVSKAGKLPVPNFSAGGIATPADAALMMQLGAEAIFVGSGIFKSEDPAARANAIVHAATYFKDPAEVAKACRGLEGAAMAGIDLRTLKDEERMANRGW
- a CDS encoding DUF6785 family protein → MSTEPSRSPSGETPRATPERLTWTLGVLLVIAVASGGAFSALVRYDLIGFGHLPRCAVFLCFLLLLVNVAWLKSRGRRLLSSQQLVFLFIAIMVMAGFPGQQLVTYLYIGLIGCQHYATPENKWVDTFFDYIPRWLVPSKDPDDPAVRWAFYGLPPGKSIPWGEWVGPLLVWTTYLLAILLLGATTAALLRRRWADEEHMLFPLAQIPVEMLSYESDRDALPRVFRSWLFWFAFAIPVVLYSKNALHYYFPGIPETDLTPDIGPVFTGRPWNMLNNFPYHYYFEMIGITYLVNDELGFSLWFFWIARRLTAVFREMAGLANHNDWFEHQGIGAYLVAGTIYVWSARHALKTIFLKAVTGRGDFDDSHEPMSARLMVFGFVGSLATIVVWGHAIGAEWWAPLALMGLYLCSLVVLTRVVSEAGLFAVWSPFTNQERLIVRSLGPNTVGVKTITALGYMGYKIRDTASMTPGNIIQGYKMAETARLNPRSVWAVMAMALVVGLFASHPASLYAIYSHTVPGLGWWPKGSGNALGTSLAGMILTNNQFTAGNYGNMALGGVLVWMLNFLRQRFLWWPLHPLAYAAIMGPTWMGDRYGFSIFLGWLARRLAHRFGGYPAYRLGRSAAVGMVVGNAVVLLTWTIVHYFHPIAGVLITE
- a CDS encoding uroporphyrinogen decarboxylase family protein, whose protein sequence is MTPKDRVACAFEFRPYDRVPIYQAGFSSAVASQILGRPAYVGGGHAQYLESVALWEGEQAHQEYLDRSWQDAVELNRKLELDVVRTVYWRMTQKPTERLDEVTFRFGDETNWRVMRYDPATELYQIVDQTPQRELTLEDLERTVNNLEASVESYQPGPAMYETLTRTIDEFGDQGVPYGGGGVGLVVPRDRVWLEAVALRPDLVRRYLDAQAEKSARNATLAGSLGLRYLYGGGDFASKKGPFISPKSFRELQLPGMQRISQACHAAGALHGFASDGDLWPLADDLFGNSGVNFFYEVDCASGMDFHRLRQTFPQLTLLGGVNSATLHTGSVTEVVAETRRALSAGREYGGCIVGCSNQIVKGTPMGNFWAMMETLHSEG